The Podospora pseudocomata strain CBS 415.72m chromosome 1 map unlocalized CBS415.72m_1, whole genome shotgun sequence genome has a segment encoding these proteins:
- a CDS encoding uncharacterized protein (EggNog:ENOG503P6EK; COG:S), which produces MAVENTTWRNNVWLVWFYIVFPITVLIDLQEVIYPSSLLVPADAPLHFAYKAKQDYIAKFNDPIVQWSPETASGHDSWMGLFIHLEFFFLLPVMIYAMYKMGIRQKGTSGPDELLFFVYALYNALTTAVCIHDTFYWDKTIWADESQLWTLRSAYYAPFVFIPLLGAFDMGSRILSRFKAADAAAESKKAE; this is translated from the exons ATGGCAGTCGAGAATACGACATGGCGAAATAACGTCTGGCTAGTGTGGTTTTACATCGTGTTTCCCATCACTGTCT TAATCGACCTCCAAGAGGTCATCTACCCATCCTCTCTCCTCGTCCCAGCCGACGCGCCTCTGCACTTCGCCTACAAAGCCAAACAAGACTACATCGCCAAGTTCAACGACCCCATTGTACAATGGTCGCCCGAAACAGCCTCCGGTCATGACAGCTGGATGGGGCTTTTTATACACCTCgagttcttttttcttcttcccgtCATGATCTACGCCATGTACAAGATGGGGATCAGGCAGAAGGGAACGAGCGGCCCCGACGAGCTACTCTTCTTTGTGTATGCGCTTTACAATGCACTCACCACAGCGGTCTGCATTCACGATACATTTTATTGGGACAAGACTATCTGGGCGGACGAGAGTCAGCTGTGGACGCTGAGATCAGCGTACTATGCGCCGTTTGTGTTCATCC CTCTCCTCGGGGCGTTTGACATGGGTTCACGCATTCTATCCCGGTTCAAGGCGGCGGATGCGGCGGCAGAATCGAAGAAGGCCGAGTGA
- a CDS encoding uncharacterized protein (EggNog:ENOG503PEHJ; COG:S): MAPSASPSHTPGPHTVVSPPSNQRRASTPKVRTGCITCKNRHVKCDERKPTCSRCEKARMECHGYLATTDQKAARKSSSKSATIQGGPRPLQMIRPARVTPFCPEKDIIYHDFFRYTLVNDLAGYLHADFWSRVVLCEGIRDSCVNHAIFAIGALSQALFVEARLDRSLARQSSGSPPSPPNSHVRWHHIYNPHYQAAIRHQNQAISLCLQRIRDDGNTMSSRNLLVITLLLVGYELLQGDVEAADGLMTSGIRLLRDSITSLRDAARRNTGPTNYVNREDEDTQDMEYILPFLSGTSNLRPSPPPHYTIPSSSLECNDLPVFGKTSAVKCTFLWGNFHTRCLLFISQAMQRTFAGQPLPTNERHSLWAEQAQLWNSSRQWQQVLSDYKAAVSPEDVRTRKIMLLLLLQCYTDLICLAWCLDPAGTALDNCEPDFGQLLNIALEFSEDQEPMTTNGFILSGGNVTGPLILIATKCRTSRTLRWQALEAFRKMSWRTGAWDAKVFVSVAGLVSLEEAARDEGGRIDPINRWLCTGIHSDVDSMKVMGEYTRASSDEKGDPIKKYLVLNVDGRRFLAEGEGTMDPSLTKGDPDLGCVRNTHGQLAGQITNHGLGADMGSSINGALSPASAVKGSDFDSPLPVPTEYNSNWDGLSSREDTLV; the protein is encoded by the coding sequence ATGGCACCATCGGCATCACCCTCCCACACACCTGGCCCACACACGGTCGTCTCTCCCCCGTCCAACCAAAGGCGTGCCAGTACCCCCAAGGTCCGTACCGGCTGCATCACTTGCAAGAATCGACACGTCAAGTGCGATGAGCGCAAGCCGACGTGTTCCCGCTGTGAAAAAGCACGCATGGAGTGCCATGGCTATCTCGCCACGACGGATCAAAAAGCAGCAAGAAAGTCGTCTAGCAAGTCCGCAACTATTCAAGGAGGCCCGCGGCCGTTACAGATGATACGTCCCGCACGTGTAACGCCTTTCTGCCCCGAAAAAGACATAATCTACCATGACTTCTTCCGGTATACCCTTGTCAACGATCTTGCTGGCTATCTCCACGCCGACTTTTGGTCCCGGGTTGTGCTTTGCGAGGGTATTCGGGACAGTTGTGTCAACCACGCCATATTTGCCATTGGCGCGCTTTCTCAGGCTCTCTTTGTTGAAGCTAGGCTTGATAGATCACTTGCTCGACAATCGTCTGGCTCGCCACCGTCCCCTCCAAACTCTCATGTTCGTTGGCACCATATATACAATCCCCACTACCAGGCGGCCATCCGCCACCAAAACCAGGCAATATCGCTGTGTTTACAACGAATACGGGACGATGGAAATACCATGTCCTCTCGAAACCTTCTTGTCATCACGTTGCTTCTCGTCGGCTACGAACTTCTTCAGGGTGACGTAGAAGCCGCCGATGGACTTATGACAAGCGGCATCCGACTACTTCGAGACTCGATAACAAGCCTTAGGGACGCAGCACGCCGGAACACCGGGCCTACCAACTATGTCAACCGCGAAGATGAAGACACGCAAGATATGGAGTACATCCTCCCTTTTTTGAGTGGAACGTCCAACCTGCGTCCCAGCCCGCCACCCCATTACACAATCCCCAGCTCTTCTCTTGAATGTAACGACCTCCCGGTCTTTGGGAAAACTAGCGCAGTGAAGTGTACTTTTCTTTGGGGCAATTTTCACACACGGTGCTTGTTATTTATCTCGCAGGCTATGCAGCGTACCTTTGCTGgacaaccccttccaacaAACGAGAGACACTCCCTCTGGGCAGAACAAGCACAACTTTGGAACTCATCTCGCCAATGGCAGCAAGTGCTATCTGATTACAAAGCAGCGGTTAGCCCTGAAGACGTTCGAACTAGAAAGATAATGTTACTGCTCCTTCTGCAATGCTACACAGACCTCATCTGCCTCGCTTGGTGCCTGGATCCAGCAGGCACAGCTTTGGACAACTGCGAGCCCGATTTCGGCCAGCTGCTCAACATAGCCCTCGAATTCTCTGAGGATCAAGAGCCCATGACCACGAACGGATTTATACTCTCCGGTGGAAACGTCACCGGTCCCCTGATATTGATTGCGACAAAGTGCCGAACTAGTCGGACCCTGAGGTGGCAGGCGCTCGAGGCTTTCAGAAAAATGTCTTGGCGGACAGGAGCATGGGATGCCAAAGTCTTTGTGTCTGTGGCTGGTTTGGTAtcgctggaggaggcggctcGGGATGAGGGAGGTCGAATAGATCCCATCAACAGGTGGCTATGTACCGGTATACACTCGGATGTGGATAGCATGAAGGTTATGGGGGAGTATACAAGAGCATCATCTGATGAGAAGGGTGATCCGATAAAGAAATATTTGGTCTTGAATGTAGATGGACGGCGGTTCCtagctgagggggagggaacTATGGACCCGAGTTTGACAAAGGGTGATCCTGATCTAGGATGTGTTCGAAATACTCATGGACAACTGGC
- a CDS encoding uncharacterized protein (COG:O; EggNog:ENOG503NYZ8; CAZy:CE1) — protein sequence MQFSTIALLALSCVAPVLGARSPGCGKTPTIRNGQYTTTVNGKQREYIVRLPDNYDRNFAYRLVFTFHALGGNAQQIANGGGGTLAWYGLPPLMTGNNSAIFISPNGLNQGWANTGGEDITFVDNMVRTIENDLCVEQSLRFATGFSYGGAMSYSWACSRPDQVRAISVLSSAVLSGCNGGTQPVAYYHQHGTRDSVLSISMGRQMRDRFVQNNGCTPLNPEPQPNGGRSTKTEYRNCLPGKPVTWVIFDGDHNPSQQDQGSNTPFAPGNTWEFWRQFQADGSSNPSPEPTSNPGNPQTTLITTSRAPEPTTGPAPGPTAPRWGQCGGQGWNGPTVCVSGTTCTKLNDYYHQCL from the coding sequence ATGCAGTTCTCAACTATTGCGCTTTTGGCGCTTTCCTGTGTCGCTCCGGTCTTGGGCGCACGCTCTCCTGGTTGTGGCAAGACACCAACCATTCGCAATGGTCAATACACAACAACCGTGAACGGCAAACAAAGAGAATATATTGTCCGCCTCCCTGACAACTATGACCGCAACTTTGCGTACCGCCTTGTCTTTACCTTCCATGCTCTTGGAGGAAACGCTCAACAGATCGCCAACGGAGGGGGCGGTACCCTTGCCTGGTATGGTCTTCCCCCCTTGATGACAGGCAACAACAgtgccatcttcatctcGCCCAACGGTCTCAACCAAGGTTGGGCCAACACCGGTGGCGAAGATATCACTTTTGTCGACAATATGGTGCGCACTATCGAGAACGATCTCTGCGTTGAGCAGTCTCTGCGCTTCGCCACCGGCTTCAGCTACGGTGGTGCCATGTCCTACTCTTGGGCCTGCTCTCGTCCTGACCAGGTCCGAGCCATCTCGGTTCTTTCCAGCGCTGTTCTCAGTGGCTGCAACGGAGGCACTCAGCCTGTGGCCTACTACCACCAGCACGGTACCCGCGACTCGGTCCTGAGCATCTCCATGGGCCGCCAAATGCGTGACCGATTTGTCCAAAACAACGGCTGCACCCCTCTCAATCCCGAGCCTCAGCCCAACGGAGGCCGCTCCACCAAGACCGAGTACCGCAACTGTCTCCCTGGCAAGCCCGTTACCTGGGTTATTTTTGACGGAGACCATAACCCGTCTCAGCAAGACCAGGGAagcaacacccccttcgCCCCTGGCAACACATGGGAGTTCTGGAGACAGTTCCAGGCCGATGGGAGCAGCAACCCCAGCCCCGAACCTACCTCCAATCCCGGCAATCCCCAGACCACCTTGATTACCACCTCTCGCGCTCCTGAGCCTACAACCGGACCGGCGCCAGGCCCTACTGCTCCTCGCTGGGGACAGTGCGGTGGGCAAGGGTGGAACGGTCCCACCGTCTGTGTCTCGGGAACCACTTGCACAAAGCTGAACGATTACTATCACCAATGCCTTTAG
- a CDS encoding uncharacterized protein (EggNog:ENOG503Q3AJ; COG:S): protein MSAFLARNTETLLDIAADVIQLLKSSNATVGVAESLTAGGVMVALTSVPGASAAFLGGVVSYATPLKQTLLNVDATLIAKEGVIHEEVASQMAEGARRITTHDDAPPTTWGVGTTGVAGPDKQDGKAVGTVYIGIASPTGSKAFGPFNFPGTRERIREATVMEALARLREELMKARQA from the coding sequence ATGTCGGCCTTTCTGGCCCGTAACACAGAAACTCTGCTCGACATCGCAGCAGATGTGATACAGCTTCTTAAATCCTCGAACGCCACTGTTGGGGTTGCCGAGTCTCTCACAGCAGGGGGTGTCATGGTCGCCCTCACTTCTGTCCCAGGAGCCAGCGCTGCCTTCCTTGGAGGCGTCGTCTCTTATGCCACACCCCTCAAGCAAACACTCTTGAATGTCGACGCAACTCTAATCGCTAAAGAGGGAGTCATTCATGAGGAGGTTGCTTCTCAAATGGCAGAAGGTGCGCGCAGGATAACGACACATGACGACGCTCCTCCCACGACGTGGGGAGTTGGCACTACTGGCGTTGCTGGACCTGATAAGCAAGATGGGAAGGCAGTCGGGACGGTCTACATCGGCATTGCCAGCCCCACTGGTAGCAAGGCGTTTGGTCCGTTCAACTTTCCAGGGACAAGAGAAAGAATACGGGAGGCAACAGTCATGGAGGCACTCGCAAGGTTGCGAGAAGAGTTGATGAAGGCGAGACAGGCATGA
- a CDS encoding uncharacterized protein (EggNog:ENOG503P529) encodes MILRPWLRLPLLALTASFFGHVAIASSASHHELSLPSYHYGAPIRVECMNRSSETGEHVSLPDSPTHEIQWIPFPICNETSSPLEFRYGIEEEKNCTIPMISDPFFHLLEFYVHADAPLACRLPARPPPHIEVVGQRQPEQEYIPLVFALAGTLQLSHMHISTHMNVLLHSTPKQHVHPHDSGVLDSATAYSTSPLTHMEGGDTVRLVIGDPLPFKFSVRWFPTPALPKTEGRVEWQGMGGHIYASTVFYSLLSFGAGVVVAGAYFFGVIMPKRLKGRTLGGATPLGYGVGVGNGWGYSGAGQKRAID; translated from the exons ATGATACTGCGACCGTGGCTTCGACTGCCACTGCTGGCTTTGACAGCTTCCTTTTTCGGCCATGTTGCCATTGCTTCCAGCGCAAGCCACCACGAACTCTCGCTGCCATCTTACCACTATGGCGCTCCCATTCGGGTTGAGTGTATGAATCGCAGCTC AGAAACGGGCGAACACGTATCCCTCCCCGACTCCCCAACCCACGAAATCCAATGGATCCCTTTCCCGATCTGCAACGAGACGTCCTCACCGCTAGAATTCCGGTACGGAatcgaagaagaaaaaaattGCACAATCCCCATGATTTCTGACCccttcttccatctcctcgAGTTTTACGTGCACGCCGATGCACCCCTCGCCTGCCGACTGCCCGCCCGGCCCCCGCCGCATATCGAAGTCGTAGGCCAGCGACAGCCCGAGCAAGAATACATCCCTCTGGTTTTTGCGCTCGCGGGGACGCTGCAGCTGAGCCACATGCACATATCTACCCACATGAATGTTTTGCTGCACAGCACACCCAAGCAACATGTCCATCCGCACGACAGCGGTGTTCTGGATTCTGCAACAGCATACTCGACGAGCCCCTTGACACATATGGAAGGCGGGGACACTGTGAGACTGGTCATTGGAGACCCGCTGCCTTTCAAGTTCAGCGTCAGGTGGTTCCCTACTCCTGccctgccaaaaactgagggAAGAGTCGAGTGGCAGGGGATGGGAGGGCATATATATGCTTCCACAGTGTTTTATTCACTGTTGTCCTTCGGGGCCGGAGTTGTCGTGGCAGGTGCGTACTTCTTTGGAGTCATAATGCCAAAGCGGTTGAAGGGGAGAACGCTGGGAGGCGCGACACCGTTAGGATACGGCGTTGGAGTCGGGAATGGATGGGGTTACTCTGGTGCAGGTCAGAAGAGAGCTATTGACTGA